In Kribbella amoyensis, the genomic stretch GGCCAAGACCGTCGCGAAGAAGGCGCCGGCCAAGAAGGCCCCCGCCAAGAAGACGACGGCCAAGAAGACGACGGCCAAGCGCGCCGCGTCGCGCTGACCTTCGGCACCGCGACACCGCAGTACCAGCGAAGGCCGGTCTCCCCACTCCAGGGGCGACCGGCCTTCGCCGTGTCCGGAGCAGCACCGGCGGAAGGGTGTCGTGGGCAACTTGTCGCGGACGGCAGGGTGCCGGGATACCGTGAACCCATGCAGGCAACCGTGAGCCGTTACGACGCCGGGACCCGGTCCGGTGCGGTGCTGACCGACCAGGGTGTGGAGCTGCCGTTCTCCGCCGAGGAGCTGACCTCCACGTCGCTCCGGTCGCTGCGGATCGGTCAGCGCGTCCGGCTGGAGACGACCGGCTCGGGCGCCGGTCTGGCGATCACCGCCGTGTACTTCATCACGATGCCCTGACCGCCGGAAGGCTCAGCAGGCAAGGCCTTCGGTCCCGGTCGCGGCACCGAGAACCAGCGACATCACGTCCGCCGTCCGCGGCCCGACCCCGAGCTGGACCGCGTGCGCGAGATCGGCCGCGGTGTCGACGTCGCGGCGGACCGAGTCGATCGCCGTGAGTCCGAGCGGGACCGCCCCGGACGCCTGGTGCGCGAGCGCCGAACCGACCCCGAACCGCGGATCGAGCTCGACCCCGGGTCGCGCCGCGAGCAACGTCGTCCCGGTGCCGGGCAGGTCGACGACGAAGCTCCGGTCGGCCACACAGGCAGCGAGAGCGGCGGTCAGCTCGGCCGGACGCAGGGCCGGCAGATCGGCCGACAACGCCACCACACCATGCCCCCTGTACTCCGCGGCGGCCGCGGCGGCGCCGTGCTCGAGCGCTTCGTTGAGACCGGCGGCCGGTACGTCCGGGAGTACTTTCGCCCCGGCGGCGGTGACATCGGTGGCGACCACGGGATCGTCGGTGACGACCAGAACAGCGGCGACCAGGGGAGAGGCCAGCGCGGCCGCAGTAGTGTCGGCGGCGAAGGCGCGGGCGAGCTCCGGCCGGTGCTGTGGGTAGGCCGCAGCGAGCCGGCTCTTCGCGATCGCCGTACGCTTCACCGGGATCACCAGGATCCAGGGCGCGACCTGTAGGTCTGCCATCAGGCAGGATTCTCCCATGAGTCAGGGCAGTGACGAGCACCAGGAGGCAGTAGTGGACGGCCAGCACAAGGACCCCAGGCCGCGGCGGGGTTTCTGGTTCGGCCTGGTGGTGGCGATCGTCAAGCCGTTCATGCTGGTCTTCACCAGGACCGACTTCCAGGGCCGTGAGAACATGCCGCGCAGCGGCGGCGTCGTGTTCGTCACCAACCACATCTCGCACTTCGACCCGTTCGTGCTCGGCTACTTCATCTGGGAGTGCCGGCGGATCCCGCGGCTGCTCGGCAAGGCGTCGGTGTTCAAGCTGCCGATCGCCGGCCGGATCATCCGCAGCGCCGGCCAGATCCCGGTGTACCGCGACTCGGCCCAGGCCGCGGACGCGTTCCGGGACGCGGTCGCCGCGGTGGAGAAGGGCGAGTGCGTCGGGGTGTACCCGGAGGGCACGATCACCCGCGATCCCGGTCTGTGGCCGATGACCGGCAAGACCGGCGCCGCCCGGATCGCGCTGATGACCGGCTGCCCGCTGATCCCGATCGCGAACTGGGGCGCGCAGGAGGTGTTCGAGTCCTACGGCAAGCGGATCCGGATCGGGCTGCTGCCGCGCAAGACGATGCGGGTGAAGGCCGGGCCGCCGGTCGACCTGAGTGCCTTCCGGGACCGGCCGATCACCAACGAGCTGTTGCACGAGGCAACCGAGGTGATCATGAAGGCGGTCGCCGCCGGTGTCGGCGAACTGCGCGGTGAGACGCCGCCGAAGGAGCTGTACGACCTGCGCAGGGCCCGGGCCGAGGAGAAGGCGGCCGAGCAGGACCGGAAGAACCGTGAGGACGAGGAGAACGTATGACGAAGGTCGCGGTGTTCGGCGCCGGATCCTGGGGGACCGCCTTCGCCACCGTCCTGGCCAACGCCGGGAACCAGGTGTCGGTCTGGGGCCGCCGGGAGTCGTTGTGCGAGGCGATCAACAGCCGGCACGAGAACCCGGACTACCTGCCCGGTCTCCGGCTGCCGGACGCGATCACCGCGACCCATGATCCCGCCGCCGCGGCCGAGGGAGCCGAGGCCGTCGTGCTCGCGGTTCCGAGCCAGTCGCTGCGGGACAACCTGGCCGAGTGGGCGGACGTCCTGCCGTCCGCGGTCCCGCTGGTCAGCCTGATGAAGGGCGTCGAGGTCGGCACCACCCTGCGGATGAGCGAGGTGATCGCCGAGCTCACCGGCGCCGGTCCGGAGCGGATCGCGGTCGTCTCCGGCCCGAACCTGGCCCGCGAGATCGCCGAGGGTCAGCCGGCCGCGTCCGTCGTCGCCTGCGCGGACGAGGGGACGGCGACCCGGTTGCAGAAGCTGTGCCACTCGCCGGCGTTCCGCCCGTACACGAACAACGACGTGATCGGCTGCGAGCTCGGTGGTGCGACCAAGAACGTGATCGCGCTGGCCGTCGGGATGGCGGTCGGTCTCGGTTTCGGCGACAACGCCCGCGCCTCGGTGATCACCCGCGGCCTGGTCGAGACGGCCCGGCTGGGGACCGCGCTCGGCGCCGACGAGCACACGTTCTCCGGGCTGGCCGGGCTGGGCGACCTGGTCGCGACCTGCTCGTCGCCGTTGTCGCGGAACCGGAGTTTCGGGGAGAAGCTCGGCCAGGGGATGACGGTCGCCGAGATCGCCGGTGGCACCCGGCAGGTCGCCGAAGGGGTGAAGTCCTGCTCGTCGATCACCGAGCTGGCCCACCACCACGACGTCGAGATGCCGATCGCCGAACACGTCACCAAGGTGGTGGCCGGCGAGATGACGCCGAAGGACATGCTGTTCAGCCTGGTCTCCCGGTCCGCCAAGTCCGAACGCTGGGGCTGAGTTCCCGGCGAGTTCTCAGAGTCCGAGGGCGTGGTACAGGATCATCGTCGCCGCGCCCCGGACCGCGGCGTCGCCGGCCGCCCGGGACGGCTCCACCCGCAGCTCGGTAGTGGCCAGCGGCAACGATCGCGCGTAGATCGCCTCCCGGATCCCGGCCAGCAGGCTGTCCCCGGCCTGGGCGAGCGATCCGCCGATCACGATCACCGACGGGTTCAGCAGGCTGACGCAGGCCGCGAGGACGGTCCCGATCTCGCGTCCTGCCTGCCGTACCGCCTGGGTCGCGGTCGCGTTGCCCGCCCGGACCAGGTCGACGACGTCCTGACTGGTCTCGGCGGCCAGCCCTTCGGCCCGGAGTTGCTGGGCGATCGCCGCCGCTGATGCGACCGCCTCGAGGCAACCGACGTTCCCGCAGCGGCACTGCGCCGTCTGCCCCGGTGCCTGGATGTGGCCGATATCGCCCGCCGCGCCCTGCGCTCCGCGATGGAGGCGGCCACCGCTGACCACGCCGGCGCCGATCCCGGTGGCGACCTTGACGAAGAGCAGGTGCTCGACCTCGGCGTACTGGGTGCTGTGCTCGCCGAGCGCCATCACGTTCACGTCGTTGTCGACCAGGACGGGGACGGCGAAGTCCTCGACGAGCCGGCCGACCACGTCGTAGGAGTCCCAGCCGGGCATGATCGGCGGGTGGTTCGGCCGCCCGGTCCGGTGGTCCACGGGACCGGGGAGCCCGACGCCGACGCCGGCCAGGTCGCCGGTCGCCCGGCCCGCGGCGGCGAGCAGATCACGTCCGGTCCGGGTGATCGCGCCGAGCACGGCCTCGGGTCCTTCGGCGATGTTGAGCGGCATCGTGGTCCGGTCGACGAGCTCGCCGGTCAGGTCGGTGAGCGCGACCGACAGGTGGGTCGCACCGACGTCGGCCGCGAGGACCAGCCGGGCGACCGGGTTGAACCGGAACCGCGCCGGCGGCCGGCCACCCGTGGACGCGGCCTCGCCCGACGGTACGACGAGACCGGTCGCCAGCAGGGCCTCGATCCGGCCGGTCACCGTGGACCGGGCCAGGCCGCTGAGGTCGATGAGCTCGGCCCGGGTCCGGGGTTGCCCGTCCAGCAACCACCGCAGCAGGGAACCCGCGTCGGCGGCGGAACTGCTGAGGTCGGTCATCGGCCGGGCCACTTTCGTCACGAGGTCGCTGGACTTTTGCTTGACAGGGTTCAAAAGTGTCACATAGCGTCCCGAGCGTGTCCACAGACAAGCTGAGGGTCGGGATCGTCGGCGGCGGATTCATGGGCCAGGTGCACGGCCGAGCCGCGCTGGTGTCGGGAGCGACGGTGGTCGGGGCGGTGGGCTCCAGCCCGGACCGGGCCGAGGCCGCTCGCGCGGCGACCGGGGCCGAGCGCGGATTCGCCACCCTGGACGAGTTGCTGGCCG encodes the following:
- a CDS encoding lysophospholipid acyltransferase family protein encodes the protein MSQGSDEHQEAVVDGQHKDPRPRRGFWFGLVVAIVKPFMLVFTRTDFQGRENMPRSGGVVFVTNHISHFDPFVLGYFIWECRRIPRLLGKASVFKLPIAGRIIRSAGQIPVYRDSAQAADAFRDAVAAVEKGECVGVYPEGTITRDPGLWPMTGKTGAARIALMTGCPLIPIANWGAQEVFESYGKRIRIGLLPRKTMRVKAGPPVDLSAFRDRPITNELLHEATEVIMKAVAAGVGELRGETPPKELYDLRRARAEEKAAEQDRKNREDEENV
- the cofC gene encoding 2-phospho-L-lactate guanylyltransferase, with product MADLQVAPWILVIPVKRTAIAKSRLAAAYPQHRPELARAFAADTTAAALASPLVAAVLVVTDDPVVATDVTAAGAKVLPDVPAAGLNEALEHGAAAAAAEYRGHGVVALSADLPALRPAELTAALAACVADRSFVVDLPGTGTTLLAARPGVELDPRFGVGSALAHQASGAVPLGLTAIDSVRRDVDTAADLAHAVQLGVGPRTADVMSLVLGAATGTEGLAC
- a CDS encoding NAD(P)H-dependent glycerol-3-phosphate dehydrogenase yields the protein MTKVAVFGAGSWGTAFATVLANAGNQVSVWGRRESLCEAINSRHENPDYLPGLRLPDAITATHDPAAAAEGAEAVVLAVPSQSLRDNLAEWADVLPSAVPLVSLMKGVEVGTTLRMSEVIAELTGAGPERIAVVSGPNLAREIAEGQPAASVVACADEGTATRLQKLCHSPAFRPYTNNDVIGCELGGATKNVIALAVGMAVGLGFGDNARASVITRGLVETARLGTALGADEHTFSGLAGLGDLVATCSSPLSRNRSFGEKLGQGMTVAEIAGGTRQVAEGVKSCSSITELAHHHDVEMPIAEHVTKVVAGEMTPKDMLFSLVSRSAKSERWG
- a CDS encoding ROK family transcriptional regulator; the encoded protein is MTDLSSSAADAGSLLRWLLDGQPRTRAELIDLSGLARSTVTGRIEALLATGLVVPSGEAASTGGRPPARFRFNPVARLVLAADVGATHLSVALTDLTGELVDRTTMPLNIAEGPEAVLGAITRTGRDLLAAAGRATGDLAGVGVGLPGPVDHRTGRPNHPPIMPGWDSYDVVGRLVEDFAVPVLVDNDVNVMALGEHSTQYAEVEHLLFVKVATGIGAGVVSGGRLHRGAQGAAGDIGHIQAPGQTAQCRCGNVGCLEAVASAAAIAQQLRAEGLAAETSQDVVDLVRAGNATATQAVRQAGREIGTVLAACVSLLNPSVIVIGGSLAQAGDSLLAGIREAIYARSLPLATTELRVEPSRAAGDAAVRGAATMILYHALGL